The following are from one region of the Paenibacillus sp. JZ16 genome:
- a CDS encoding extracellular solute-binding protein: MKTSKKLRTLLLTGTAALLLMSTVACGSGEKDAAEPEKVTLNIMHPWTSPNVDNEVYKERIAEFEKQHPDIIIKQDGVAATEYKTKLRTLAAANNLSDINVVWPGADLAPLVAGDLLMPLDGLMDNWKDILPEDALAGFNQNDSQFAVPTKQTFVDIIYYNKEMFAGVGYDQFPATYDEFIDAVKKLKEAGITPISLGNKEKWPLQSSFLSIIGDRYVGSDFLQKILNKEAKFTDPEYVKAIAVIDELAKLGAFNTDANNMDSVQGQDYFIQGKAAMHISSSTVDGRIRINNEEGDKFGIALFPSVPDGSGDPVKSAGVVQYGISIKKGLSDEKKAAAEEFIKFFVNEDLYKDLISKGVVVPANVEIPEDASPYLKEMLELTNKGTAPVFDSVIPTQVTDVMQNGLQALTIGRGTPEELAQEVQEAFDNMK, encoded by the coding sequence ATGAAAACATCTAAGAAGCTTAGAACGCTGCTGCTCACCGGAACAGCCGCGCTGCTGCTTATGTCAACCGTAGCCTGCGGATCTGGAGAGAAAGACGCTGCCGAGCCGGAAAAGGTTACCTTGAACATCATGCATCCATGGACCTCGCCGAACGTGGATAACGAGGTGTACAAGGAACGGATCGCGGAGTTTGAAAAACAGCATCCCGACATTATCATCAAGCAGGACGGGGTAGCGGCAACCGAGTACAAAACGAAGCTGCGCACGCTGGCTGCCGCCAACAACCTGTCGGATATTAATGTCGTATGGCCTGGCGCCGATCTGGCTCCTTTGGTAGCCGGGGATCTGCTGATGCCGCTGGATGGCCTGATGGACAACTGGAAGGATATTTTGCCGGAGGACGCATTGGCCGGGTTCAACCAGAACGACAGTCAATTTGCCGTGCCGACCAAACAAACCTTCGTGGATATTATTTACTACAACAAGGAAATGTTCGCTGGAGTCGGTTATGACCAATTTCCGGCTACCTACGACGAGTTCATTGATGCGGTGAAAAAGCTGAAGGAAGCCGGCATTACGCCGATCTCTCTGGGCAACAAAGAGAAATGGCCGCTTCAATCGTCCTTCTTGTCGATTATCGGTGACCGTTATGTAGGCAGTGACTTCTTACAGAAAATTCTGAACAAGGAAGCCAAATTTACCGATCCCGAATATGTGAAAGCGATTGCCGTCATTGACGAACTCGCCAAGCTGGGAGCATTTAATACCGATGCAAACAACATGGATTCCGTGCAAGGCCAGGACTACTTCATACAAGGCAAAGCAGCCATGCATATCTCTTCTTCCACCGTTGACGGAAGAATCCGCATCAACAACGAGGAAGGGGACAAATTCGGCATTGCGCTCTTCCCGAGCGTACCTGACGGCTCCGGCGATCCGGTGAAAAGCGCGGGCGTCGTTCAGTACGGCATTTCCATTAAAAAAGGATTGAGCGATGAAAAGAAAGCGGCTGCCGAGGAATTCATTAAATTTTTTGTTAATGAGGACCTGTACAAAGATCTGATCAGTAAAGGCGTTGTCGTACCGGCCAACGTTGAAATTCCTGAAGATGCGAGCCCGTATCTCAAGGAAATGCTGGAGTTGACCAACAAGGGAACGGCGCCGGTATTCGACAGCGTGATTCCGACCCAAGTTACCGATGTCATGCAGAACGGATTGCAGGCTCTGACGATTGGCAGAGGAACGCCGGAAGAGCTCGCTCAAGAGGTTCAGGAAGCGTTCGACAACATGAAGTAA
- a CDS encoding carbohydrate ABC transporter permease: MHTLKHTKWAIFLGLAPALIIYICIAIFPIGLSVYYSLMNWDGITPMRFIGLDNFVDIFKDDIFWLSVKNNVIIMFTGIAGQIPLGLLLALLLNRGLKGSSFFRTIGFLPVVISSVMVSLIWGMVYNTEYGMLNNLLGVLGLESWQQNWLGDPFWSMISISIAYIWQNCGLYMIILLAALQNIPDEVNEAAALDGATGLNRIMRITIPMIRGTLLVSVVYSISNSFRVFDLIQIMTGGGPAHATEVMTVYMYNNSFMNMRFGYGSAVSVLILLFSLIVITIVNRIAREKE, from the coding sequence ATGCATACGCTTAAGCATACGAAATGGGCTATTTTCTTGGGCTTGGCGCCAGCACTCATTATATATATATGTATTGCCATTTTTCCTATCGGCTTATCGGTTTATTATTCCTTGATGAACTGGGATGGGATCACGCCTATGCGTTTTATCGGGCTGGACAATTTTGTTGATATTTTTAAGGACGATATTTTTTGGCTGTCCGTTAAAAACAACGTCATCATTATGTTTACAGGGATCGCGGGACAGATCCCGCTTGGCCTCCTGCTGGCCTTGCTGCTGAATCGAGGGCTGAAGGGCTCCAGTTTCTTCCGGACGATCGGATTCCTGCCCGTGGTCATCTCATCGGTCATGGTGTCCCTGATCTGGGGCATGGTGTACAACACGGAATACGGGATGCTGAACAATCTGCTTGGTGTTTTGGGACTCGAGAGCTGGCAGCAGAATTGGCTGGGCGATCCGTTTTGGTCCATGATCTCGATCAGCATCGCTTATATATGGCAAAACTGCGGACTGTACATGATTATTTTATTGGCAGCTTTGCAGAACATCCCCGATGAAGTCAATGAGGCGGCAGCCCTTGACGGGGCGACCGGATTAAACCGGATTATGCGCATTACCATTCCGATGATCCGCGGGACATTGCTCGTTTCCGTTGTCTACAGCATCAGCAATTCGTTCCGTGTGTTTGATCTGATCCAGATCATGACCGGCGGAGGACCGGCCCATGCAACAGAGGTTATGACCGTCTATATGTATAACAACTCATTTATGAATATGAGATTCGGCTACGGCAGCGCGGTATCCGTATTGATTCTTCTGTTTAGCCTTATCGTTATTACAATCGTGAATCGAATTGCTAGAGAAAAAGAATAG
- a CDS encoding carbohydrate ABC transporter permease yields the protein MYRQTKWFHLSAYTFLGIFAIINIIPFFWMIVDSFKTEQEYAANPFSIPTELQFSNYAKAWEVANMDTYFLNSIIVTVVSLVVTVLLGSLAAYFLARFNFKLRGATYAIFLLGMVVPIHATLIPIFLIMRNLHLLDTHLSLILPYTAFHLSLTIFILEGFMRGFPKDLEESGVMDGAGVFKIFWSIILPITRPAISTVVILNFIYNWNEYLFALVLISSSSLKTLPLGLANFVGIETASLTLQMAALTIALIPIIIFYLLLQKQLVNGMTAGAVKG from the coding sequence ATGTACAGACAAACGAAATGGTTCCATTTATCGGCATACACATTTTTGGGGATATTCGCTATTATTAATATAATCCCTTTCTTTTGGATGATCGTAGATTCTTTCAAAACCGAACAGGAATATGCGGCGAACCCGTTCTCCATACCAACCGAACTGCAATTCTCCAATTACGCAAAAGCGTGGGAAGTTGCGAATATGGATACCTACTTTCTCAACAGTATCATCGTAACCGTGGTATCGTTGGTCGTGACGGTCCTTCTCGGATCGCTTGCGGCGTACTTCTTGGCAAGGTTCAATTTTAAACTGCGCGGAGCGACTTACGCGATATTTTTGCTGGGCATGGTCGTTCCGATCCACGCGACCTTGATTCCGATCTTTCTGATCATGCGGAACCTGCATTTGCTGGATACGCATTTATCGTTGATTCTACCTTACACGGCCTTCCATTTGTCGTTGACAATCTTTATTCTGGAAGGCTTCATGAGAGGATTTCCGAAGGATCTCGAAGAATCAGGCGTCATGGACGGCGCGGGCGTCTTCAAAATTTTCTGGTCGATCATTTTACCGATCACGCGTCCGGCCATTTCAACTGTCGTGATTCTAAACTTTATCTATAATTGGAACGAGTATTTGTTTGCGCTCGTCTTGATCAGTTCATCGTCGCTGAAAACATTGCCGCTCGGACTCGCCAACTTTGTCGGCATCGAGACGGCCAGCCTGACGCTGCAAATGGCGGCACTGACGATCGCGCTTATACCGATCATCATTTTCTACCTGCTGCTGCAAAAACAACTGGTTAACGGCATGACGGCAGGAGCAGTTAAAGGTTAA
- a CDS encoding cache domain-containing sensor histidine kinase, with amino-acid sequence MRTSKEGMDMRSSFGWIGNYGLKQKALVIFLFFVILPTLGVGVLAQDKLNEVLRGQFIQSSQRSLEIVTNQLEEQTTMIEDIADYLILSNDMRQYLRLDPPPESERAERLKQNLEGFLTFQLMSKNYIKSISITGFNGNSIEMGEPIHGNEESWNQLADEHKGGIVWSSAYPSTSGWYGEVSLVSLFRVLNSYDEITLPLARLVIRMDEASIFKQLQRGLTRDEGMVFIVDSDGRPVLPSKDRFPLNVGDEAAFKDIVTAGTMGASTYRHEGDEYLTFHQRMENTDWNIVSMVPKAALDQDLRGVTILMQVILGGILLLGLSALIGFHYTIIRPILRLKIETNRVKLGDFSARVPIRSKDEISELNRRFNDMVSTIQELIEHKYKLELRERESELRLLQEQMDPHFLYNTLDMIRWTARLEKASESSQLIEILSRFLRSSLNNGQYETSLAKEMEFVRSYLYLQQRRLGTKLKYALYMEYDLANTLTLKATIQPLVENFLKHGIDRGEPVAKISVKAYKREDEMWIDVQDNGRGMDDVTLEEVRETLRNGAQTGHNRGALCNIHERLYLFFGERYGLEVIEASTQGTLIRLKLPHSETYGGESHDATR; translated from the coding sequence ATGAGGACATCGAAAGAGGGAATGGACATGCGCAGCAGTTTTGGCTGGATCGGGAATTATGGTCTGAAACAGAAAGCACTGGTCATTTTCCTCTTTTTTGTCATTTTGCCTACGCTTGGGGTCGGCGTCCTTGCTCAAGACAAACTGAACGAAGTGCTGCGGGGCCAATTTATCCAATCAAGCCAGCGCAGTCTGGAGATTGTAACGAATCAACTGGAAGAGCAAACGACCATGATTGAGGATATTGCCGATTATTTGATACTGAGCAATGACATGCGTCAATATTTGCGGCTGGATCCACCGCCGGAGAGTGAGAGAGCGGAGCGGTTGAAGCAAAATCTCGAAGGTTTCCTGACGTTTCAGTTAATGTCCAAAAATTATATCAAATCGATTTCCATCACCGGCTTTAACGGCAATTCCATCGAGATGGGCGAGCCGATTCACGGCAACGAAGAATCATGGAACCAGCTCGCGGACGAGCACAAAGGCGGGATCGTGTGGAGCAGTGCCTATCCTTCAACCAGCGGTTGGTATGGAGAAGTAAGCCTCGTGTCCTTGTTCCGTGTACTGAACTCCTACGACGAGATCACGCTGCCGCTTGCCCGGCTCGTGATCCGTATGGATGAAGCCAGTATATTCAAACAGCTTCAACGGGGGTTAACGCGGGACGAAGGGATGGTATTCATTGTGGATTCCGATGGACGGCCTGTTCTGCCCTCCAAAGACAGGTTTCCCTTGAATGTCGGTGATGAGGCAGCGTTTAAGGATATCGTAACCGCAGGGACGATGGGTGCTTCTACTTACCGTCACGAAGGTGATGAATATTTGACCTTTCATCAACGGATGGAAAACACCGACTGGAATATCGTTTCCATGGTGCCTAAGGCTGCGCTGGATCAGGATCTACGCGGCGTAACCATATTGATGCAGGTCATTCTCGGCGGGATTCTCCTGTTGGGTTTATCGGCCTTGATCGGCTTCCACTATACGATTATCAGACCGATCCTGCGCTTGAAGATTGAGACCAACCGGGTAAAACTAGGCGATTTCTCCGCCAGGGTCCCTATTCGTTCCAAGGACGAGATTTCCGAATTGAACCGCAGGTTTAACGATATGGTATCCACGATTCAAGAATTGATCGAGCATAAATACAAGCTGGAACTGCGGGAGCGCGAATCGGAGCTGCGTCTGCTTCAGGAGCAGATGGATCCGCATTTTCTCTATAACACGCTCGATATGATCCGCTGGACCGCCAGGCTTGAGAAGGCGAGCGAATCCAGTCAGCTCATCGAAATCCTGTCTCGATTCTTGCGTTCCAGCCTGAACAATGGCCAGTACGAGACCAGCCTGGCAAAGGAAATGGAATTTGTGCGCTCCTATCTGTATTTGCAGCAGAGGCGGCTGGGTACAAAACTGAAATACGCGCTTTACATGGAATATGATCTGGCAAATACGCTAACTCTGAAGGCTACCATTCAGCCATTGGTTGAGAATTTCCTTAAGCATGGCATCGATCGGGGGGAGCCGGTAGCGAAAATATCGGTCAAAGCATACAAGCGTGAGGATGAAATGTGGATCGACGTACAGGATAACGGGCGCGGAATGGACGATGTGACCTTAGAGGAGGTCCGGGAGACTCTCCGTAACGGGGCACAGACCGGTCACAATCGAGGAGCGCTCTGCAACATCCATGAACGTCTGTACCTATTTTTCGGAGAACGCTACGGTCTGGAAGTAATCGAGGCTTCAACGCAAGGTACCTTGATTCGCCTCAAGCTCCCACATTCTGAAACCTACGGTGGTGAATCGCATGATGCAACACGATAA
- a CDS encoding response regulator, which yields MMQHDKTVKMLIVDDEPVICQGLRYTIDWADHGVEVVAEAYDGSEALQVVQEQEIDLVLTDIRMEGMDGLQLTKELKRCHPQIRVIMISGYEEFEYARQAIKLDVTDYLLKPVDIEELVAVVAGIVEDVRRKDTRLDGSVKDAELWLAEMAAPYETSIAKPVPPYLLTSAEYKLIATQLEKFSNLAASVTEQDFAILQQLWLHTIRDNLESCGVRHVSVFVHKNLLMTLLMTDQPLLKGQWDEILQNMLDSWPKEHRMYCAVSDAYTSLGQTAAMCSEVRNLLPYHALDNCPLLDCAYKTKVDNGRVLRDFDSADMVSKLSVALFKQDADMLEELVRGMFQFFRDQRYLLTDMVKVCDELSIMLRQRLRQSGLTQLEHGLERAFDLDVYNHPEAIRQAISTEVFDLLQLIDKVGIDRSFWIIEKAKKYMAEHYLSDLKASEVAAYLKITPSYFSNIFKQSTGKSFSEYMNELRINEARNLLLTTQDKVFEIADRVGYKEYKYFVSVFKLYTGMTPKKYRVLNIKE from the coding sequence ATGATGCAACACGATAAGACAGTAAAAATGCTGATCGTTGATGATGAACCCGTGATCTGTCAAGGCCTGCGCTATACGATTGATTGGGCGGATCATGGCGTTGAAGTCGTTGCGGAAGCCTATGACGGCAGTGAAGCGCTGCAGGTGGTCCAAGAACAAGAGATTGATTTGGTTCTGACCGACATCCGGATGGAGGGAATGGACGGTCTTCAGCTTACTAAGGAGCTGAAGCGCTGCCACCCCCAGATTCGGGTCATCATGATCAGCGGTTATGAGGAATTCGAGTATGCACGCCAAGCCATCAAGCTTGATGTAACCGATTACTTATTGAAACCCGTTGATATTGAAGAATTGGTGGCGGTCGTGGCTGGAATCGTGGAAGACGTTCGCCGGAAGGATACCCGTCTTGATGGTTCAGTGAAGGATGCCGAGCTTTGGCTTGCCGAAATGGCCGCGCCGTACGAAACTTCAATAGCTAAGCCTGTGCCTCCATATCTACTAACCAGTGCCGAGTATAAACTCATAGCCACGCAGCTGGAGAAGTTCTCGAACCTCGCGGCTTCCGTGACCGAACAAGATTTTGCGATACTTCAGCAATTGTGGCTGCATACGATACGTGATAATCTGGAATCATGCGGAGTCCGTCACGTATCCGTATTCGTGCATAAAAATTTGCTGATGACCCTGCTGATGACGGATCAACCGCTATTGAAAGGGCAGTGGGATGAAATCCTGCAAAATATGCTGGATTCTTGGCCGAAAGAGCATCGCATGTATTGCGCGGTATCGGATGCCTACACGTCCTTGGGCCAAACCGCCGCCATGTGTTCGGAAGTTCGAAACCTGCTGCCTTATCATGCTTTGGATAACTGCCCTTTACTGGATTGCGCATATAAGACCAAAGTGGATAACGGCCGGGTGCTGCGCGATTTTGACAGTGCGGACATGGTCTCGAAGCTGTCCGTGGCGTTATTCAAGCAGGATGCTGATATGCTGGAAGAGCTGGTGCGCGGCATGTTCCAATTTTTCCGCGATCAGCGCTATCTATTGACGGATATGGTGAAGGTCTGTGACGAATTATCGATTATGCTGCGGCAGCGCCTTCGACAAAGCGGGCTGACCCAGCTTGAGCATGGCCTGGAAAGGGCGTTCGATCTGGACGTATACAATCATCCCGAGGCGATCCGGCAGGCGATATCCACGGAAGTGTTTGACCTACTGCAGCTCATCGACAAGGTTGGCATCGACCGATCGTTCTGGATCATTGAGAAGGCCAAGAAGTATATGGCGGAACATTATCTTAGTGACCTGAAAGCATCGGAAGTGGCCGCGTATTTGAAAATTACGCCGAGCTATTTCAGCAATATTTTCAAACAAAGCACGGGAAAAAGCTTCAGCGAATACATGAACGAACTGCGCATTAACGAGGCGAGAAATCTGCTGTTGACAACGCAGGACAAGGTGTTTGAGATTGCAGATCGCGTCGGGTATAAAGAATACAAGTATTTTGTATCCGTCTTCAAACTGTACACGGGAATGACACCCAAGAAATATCGGGTCTTGAATATCAAAGAATAA
- a CDS encoding glycoside hydrolase family 3 N-terminal domain-containing protein: MDKYRNAALPVDERVEDLLSRMTLREKVGQLNQHLYGWMAYGQLEGTETEFELTELFKEHVEWGAGMGALYGLFRADPWSGVTYENGIPTQDNAKVANAIQRYVIEHSRLGIPVLLSEECPHGHQALDGTLLPVNTAIGSTWNPELIERAYSHVASEIRSRGAHIGLVSVLDILQDPRWGRSEECYGEDPYLAARMTEAVVHGMQGREQEEWKRPDKAAAVLKHLCAQGAGQGGRNAGPVPVGERELREIHLPAAQAGIKAGAAGVMAAYNELDGIPCHANDKLLTGILRDEWGFDGIVMADGTAIDRLVSITGDYESAAGLALSSGVDLSLWDKSFTTLEQAVKQGKADMEYIDRAVARVLRLKFRLGLFEHPYIDEGLAAATVNNAVAKDLNASVAREAVVLLKNDSNVLPLNSGRIKRLAVIGPNADRLYNQLGDYTSVQREGSGVTALQGIRMAAPAGTDIVFAPGCSVRGMSTHGLPEAVEAARSADAVVLVLGGSSARQFGDTFDSNGAAIVAEGDPTEMDCGEGVDLADLRLGGIQEQLVREIHALGKPVITVLIQGRPLAIAEVAELSDALLCAWYPGSEGGRAIGEILFGQVNPSGKLSVSIPRSVGQLPVYYNQKNAGQPRPYVDMPSKPLYPFGFGLGYSMFEYGTPTISQKEMTLEELRSGGRVEVSVEVRNSGDMKGLETVQLYIQGDQSGITRRLRELKGFKKIALEPGDVSTVTFELGFEELAIWDRNMEFEVVPCRVNIVVGAHSDWETGIVQLRLKS, encoded by the coding sequence ATGGATAAGTATCGGAATGCGGCACTTCCCGTTGACGAGCGCGTAGAGGATTTGCTGTCGAGAATGACGCTGCGCGAGAAGGTCGGGCAGCTGAACCAGCACTTGTACGGCTGGATGGCATATGGGCAACTCGAAGGGACTGAAACGGAGTTTGAACTAACCGAATTATTCAAAGAGCATGTCGAGTGGGGAGCTGGCATGGGGGCGTTGTACGGACTGTTCCGGGCGGACCCTTGGTCCGGAGTGACCTATGAGAACGGGATTCCTACGCAAGACAATGCCAAGGTAGCGAATGCCATACAGCGCTATGTGATCGAACACAGCCGGCTTGGCATTCCTGTTCTTCTCTCGGAGGAATGTCCCCATGGTCATCAGGCGCTTGACGGAACGCTTCTGCCCGTTAATACGGCCATCGGATCGACGTGGAATCCCGAATTAATTGAACGCGCCTATTCCCATGTGGCCTCCGAAATCCGCAGCCGCGGGGCTCACATCGGCTTGGTATCGGTACTGGACATCCTGCAGGATCCGCGGTGGGGACGCTCCGAGGAGTGTTACGGGGAAGATCCGTACCTGGCTGCGCGGATGACGGAAGCGGTTGTGCACGGCATGCAGGGAAGAGAGCAAGAAGAGTGGAAGCGCCCGGACAAGGCGGCAGCCGTGCTCAAGCATCTGTGCGCTCAGGGAGCAGGGCAGGGCGGTCGCAATGCAGGACCGGTTCCCGTTGGCGAGCGGGAGCTTCGCGAAATTCATCTGCCGGCTGCGCAGGCCGGAATCAAGGCAGGAGCGGCAGGGGTCATGGCGGCCTATAATGAGCTTGACGGCATCCCATGTCACGCCAATGATAAACTGTTAACCGGCATTCTGAGAGATGAATGGGGATTCGATGGGATTGTCATGGCGGATGGAACGGCCATCGACCGTTTGGTGTCCATAACGGGAGATTATGAGTCGGCTGCAGGACTTGCCCTGTCATCCGGGGTTGATCTTAGCCTATGGGACAAGTCGTTCACCACGCTTGAACAAGCGGTGAAACAAGGGAAGGCCGATATGGAGTACATCGATCGCGCGGTGGCTCGAGTGCTTCGGCTTAAATTCAGACTGGGACTGTTCGAGCACCCGTACATAGACGAAGGCTTGGCAGCTGCAACCGTCAATAATGCTGTCGCTAAAGACTTGAATGCATCCGTCGCAAGAGAAGCGGTTGTGCTGCTCAAGAACGACTCAAACGTACTGCCGCTGAATAGCGGCCGGATCAAACGACTGGCGGTCATCGGACCCAACGCGGACAGGCTTTACAACCAGCTTGGAGACTACACCAGCGTTCAGCGCGAGGGCAGCGGAGTCACGGCGCTTCAAGGCATTCGGATGGCTGCACCCGCAGGCACGGACATCGTCTTTGCTCCCGGATGCAGCGTGCGAGGCATGTCCACGCATGGTCTACCCGAGGCGGTTGAAGCAGCCCGTTCCGCGGATGCGGTCGTGCTCGTGCTCGGCGGCAGCAGTGCCCGCCAATTCGGAGATACGTTTGATAGTAATGGTGCAGCCATTGTAGCAGAAGGGGATCCGACGGAAATGGATTGCGGCGAAGGCGTCGATCTGGCCGATCTCCGATTAGGCGGCATACAGGAGCAATTGGTCCGGGAAATTCACGCGCTCGGCAAACCAGTTATTACGGTACTCATTCAGGGACGTCCGCTGGCCATCGCCGAGGTTGCTGAGCTCAGCGATGCACTGCTGTGTGCCTGGTATCCTGGAAGCGAAGGAGGCCGTGCCATTGGCGAGATCCTGTTTGGACAGGTGAATCCCAGCGGCAAGCTTTCCGTATCCATACCACGCTCCGTGGGTCAATTGCCGGTTTATTATAATCAGAAGAACGCTGGACAGCCTCGTCCCTATGTCGATATGCCGTCCAAGCCGCTATATCCGTTCGGATTCGGCCTTGGTTACAGCATGTTTGAATACGGAACTCCAACGATTTCGCAGAAGGAAATGACGCTGGAAGAGCTTCGATCCGGAGGCCGTGTCGAGGTCAGCGTGGAAGTGAGAAACAGCGGGGACATGAAAGGACTTGAAACCGTACAGCTCTATATTCAAGGCGATCAATCAGGGATTACCCGCCGTTTGCGGGAATTAAAGGGATTTAAGAAGATAGCGCTGGAGCCCGGCGATGTAAGCACCGTCACCTTCGAGCTTGGCTTCGAGGAATTGGCTATATGGGATCGAAACATGGAATTCGAGGTAGTCCCTTGTCGAGTCAATATCGTAGTGGGTGCCCATTCGGATTGGGAAACCGGTATTGTTCAGTTAAGGTTAAAGTCCTAA
- a CDS encoding TetR/AcrR family transcriptional regulator: MKERIVAAASHEIKRRGLRFTMGDLAKRLGMSTKTLYGWFPSKDVLIATILREAIIELQEKEKDIMTNPELTTLDKLKRCLILIPTDFQFIGLNLITELQRYYPDQWKTLDEFLNKQWDSITELFEEGINQGLLRPFNTKIFIDLYVGGLYRLIEDSSENKSSITLQESLRDMEEILLTGIIQKEV; this comes from the coding sequence TTGAAAGAGCGAATTGTTGCGGCGGCAAGCCATGAAATCAAGAGAAGAGGATTACGCTTTACGATGGGGGACCTTGCCAAGCGACTGGGTATGAGCACGAAGACGCTGTACGGATGGTTCCCGTCCAAGGATGTGCTGATTGCAACGATTCTTCGTGAGGCCATTATTGAACTTCAAGAAAAAGAAAAGGACATCATGACTAATCCTGAACTGACTACGCTCGATAAACTTAAGCGATGTCTTATCCTCATTCCGACTGATTTTCAGTTTATCGGATTAAACCTCATAACCGAGCTTCAGCGTTATTATCCTGATCAATGGAAGACGCTGGATGAATTTCTGAATAAACAGTGGGACAGCATCACTGAACTATTTGAAGAAGGAATCAATCAAGGATTGTTACGTCCGTTTAATACTAAAATTTTTATTGATTTGTATGTTGGAGGCCTTTATCGCTTAATTGAGGACTCGTCTGAAAATAAAAGCAGCATTACGCTTCAGGAGAGTCTGCGGGATATGGAAGAGATCCTGTTAACCGGTATTATTCAGAAGGAAGTTTGA
- a CDS encoding YvaD family protein encodes MSKSLKGLFLFTDIGFILYWVITALALIPKEYLYQDYTNELLVAWNWSFFPLDIFISITGMYSIYLHKQMNIKWRSVALISLILTFCSGLQAIAFWIIKSDFDIMWWTPNLYLMLYPLFFIPKLLETKEPC; translated from the coding sequence ATGAGTAAATCATTAAAAGGTTTATTTTTATTTACGGATATCGGATTTATTTTGTATTGGGTCATCACCGCACTAGCGTTAATTCCCAAGGAATATTTATATCAGGATTATACCAATGAGCTGTTAGTAGCCTGGAATTGGTCGTTCTTCCCGCTCGATATATTCATTTCCATCACCGGAATGTACAGCATTTACCTACATAAACAGATGAATATAAAGTGGAGAAGCGTTGCCTTAATCTCGCTCATCCTGACATTTTGTTCCGGACTGCAGGCGATCGCTTTTTGGATCATAAAGTCCGATTTTGACATCATGTGGTGGACGCCTAATCTGTACCTCATGTTATATCCATTGTTCTTCATCCCAAAACTGCTTGAGACCAAAGAGCCGTGTTAA
- a CDS encoding endonuclease/exonuclease/phosphatase family protein has translation MKKGFVSFIACLLFVPMFTTGVLAAGKGQGKEVSTTVMSYNIHHGVGLDEQLSLQRIADVIRDSGAEIVGLQEVDRFYGERSDFQDQAKELAGLLGYHYAYGANLDLEPAEGQTNNRQYGTAIVSKYPILRSENVLLSSFGKEQRGVLHAVVNLRGIHVDVYNTHLGLDVTSRTAQAEEIIELASASEGPALLMGDFNAEPNSSEFKLLLDSGLFVNSFQGIEDAYTFPVINPSATIDYILTSPAVQHSNQRVIHTEASDHLPIAAEISFKR, from the coding sequence ATGAAAAAAGGCTTCGTCTCGTTTATCGCCTGCCTGTTGTTTGTTCCGATGTTTACAACGGGGGTGCTGGCGGCTGGAAAAGGACAAGGCAAAGAAGTAAGCACAACGGTGATGTCTTACAATATCCATCACGGGGTTGGATTGGATGAGCAGCTAAGCCTGCAAAGAATCGCCGATGTTATCCGTGATTCCGGCGCAGAGATTGTTGGCCTTCAAGAAGTGGACCGGTTTTACGGGGAACGAAGCGACTTTCAAGACCAAGCGAAGGAATTGGCAGGTTTACTCGGATATCATTATGCTTACGGTGCGAATCTAGATTTGGAGCCTGCGGAAGGTCAGACGAATAACCGCCAGTATGGAACAGCCATCGTGAGCAAGTATCCGATCCTTCGTTCCGAGAATGTGCTGCTGAGCAGCTTCGGGAAGGAGCAGCGCGGTGTTCTACACGCTGTTGTCAACCTGAGGGGGATCCACGTGGATGTGTACAACACGCATCTTGGATTGGACGTCACCAGCAGAACGGCACAGGCGGAGGAAATCATTGAGCTTGCATCAGCTTCTGAGGGACCGGCGCTGCTGATGGGCGACTTCAACGCAGAACCAAACAGTTCAGAGTTTAAATTGTTGCTGGACAGCGGTTTATTCGTAAACAGCTTTCAGGGAATCGAAGATGCCTATACGTTTCCTGTAATCAATCCGTCGGCAACGATCGATTACATTCTGACCTCACCAGCTGTACAGCATTCGAATCAGCGCGTGATCCATACGGAAGCTTCGGATCATCTGCCTATCGCAGCCGAAATATCATTCAAGCGTTAG
- a CDS encoding CLC_0170 family protein, with translation MIGEIYSGYLDVAILIWLFSGLFNLFIDTNKYRQSNMTKEKKVSRVLGWINIGIVTVWFLIIVLVKVFV, from the coding sequence ATGATCGGGGAAATTTACAGCGGTTATTTGGATGTTGCCATACTGATCTGGCTCTTCTCCGGCTTGTTCAATCTGTTCATCGACACGAATAAGTACAGACAATCGAACATGACCAAGGAAAAAAAGGTATCCCGCGTGCTGGGCTGGATCAACATCGGAATCGTAACGGTTTGGTTTCTAATTATCGTCCTTGTTAAAGTCTTCGTGTGA